One Streptosporangium becharense genomic window, GAGGCGCCCATCCGCCACTCGTACGACAGCGGGACCACGTGGTCGACCTGGATCTCGTCGGAGCGTCGCTTGCTCCACCGGATGTCCCGGCCGGTGTAGGGGTCGCGCAGCCTCATGGACACGACGACGCAGTCGGACCCCGCCCGGTAGCGGACGTCCTCGCCGTCACGGGCGAGCAGGTCGTTGCGGGTGCCGCAGCCGTTGCGGGCGTACGGCACGCCGCGGGCGGTGTCGGCCCAGTTCTCACCGAACCTGGCGCGGTCGTAGCCGGCCTTGGGCCCCATCCGCCCGACCCGGAGCCTTTTGATCATCCTGACCGCGGCGGCCCGGTCGGCGGCCGAGCGGACAGGGGCCAGGCCGGGTCGCGTGCCGCGCGGGTTGTCCAGCGGCACGGCGGCCACCGGGGGGCCGCCGGACGTCGCCCGGGTGTCGTCGTGCGTCGTCAGTGAGAACAGCACCGCGGCGCCCAGCGCCACGGTGACCACCCCCCGCGTGCTCACCCATGCCTCCCGGAGGGTCCGCCGGCCCTTTCTTTGCCGATTCCCGGAAGTCTCCCGGTTGACACGGGCACGTCCGGTGCGGGACGCGCGGCGGCCGGGGCTCGGCCGCTAGAGCCAGCCCCGTTTCTGGAACGCCCGGTAGAGCAGCACGGTGCCCACGACGATCGCGATCGTGGACGTCCAGAAGCCGAGCGGATGGTTGTAGCCGGGATACGGCACGTTCTGCCCGTAGAAACCTGTGATCATCGTGGGCACCGCGATGATGGCCGCCCAGCTCGTGATCCGCTTCATGATGTCGTTGAGCCGGAACCCCTGCTGGTTGATGTGGGCCTCGCGGACGCTGGCCGTCAGCTCCTGCAGGGAGTCGGCCCACTCGGCCGCACGCAGGGTGTGGTCGTAGACGTCCTGGTAGTACGGGGTCAGCGGAGGGCTCACCACCTCGCCGCTCCGGCGGAGCAGGCTGCCCACGACCTCGCGCACCGGCACGGCCAGCCGCCGGAACCGCACCAGTTTCTTGTGCAGCTCGAAGGTCCGGCGCTGGATGTGCGGCGTGTCCCGGGGGTTGTCCTGGAAGAGGTCGTCCTCCAGTTCCTCGATCCGGTCGTCCATCGCCTGCAGTACGTCGAAGTAGCCGTCGACCACGGTGTCGAGCAGGCCGTGCAGAAGGTACGCCACGCCGTACCTGGCCATCTCGGAGCTGGCGTCCCAGCGCCTGATCACCTCGTCGATGTCGAAGAGGGGGCTTTCCCTGACGGTGACCAGGGCGTTCTTGGTCACGAAGATCGACATCTCGATGAAGTCGATCCGGTGCCCGACGAGCTTCGTCGCGTAGACGCTGATGAACAGGTGGCTGTCGTAGGTGTCGAGCTTGGGCCGCTGACGGGGCTGGATCGCGTCCTCGACGGCCAGCGGGTGGAGGCCGAGCTCCTCGCTGATCTTCGCGAGGTCCGCCGGTGTGGGTGAGCACAGGTCGAACCAGACGACGGCGGACCGGTCTTTCACGTATTCGGACACGTCGTCGATGGGGAAGCCCTCGGCTTCCAGGACGCCGTTGCGGTAAAGGCGGGTGCGGTCCATGTCGGTCAACACTAACCTCCGACCCGCGCTCGCAAACGTTCGGGAAATCCGGCTTTTCTTCCGGTATTCCACTCCGTACGCGGCCGGTGTGTCCGGCATGGCCCACGGAACCGCGGGGCCCGACGAATAATCCCCTTCCCGCCGGGCAGCAGCATTCACCACAACATGTGAAGCCTGGGGAAGAGGTCAAATGATAGTGCTCGGACTACTCTTGATCGTCCTCGCGGGCGCGACCGTCGTCGCGGTGTCGTGGGACGAGACCGCGGCCTCGACCGCCGTCGCGTCGTTCACGGTCTTCGACCGGACGTTCCAGTTCACCCAGCTGGAGATGTTCTTCGCCGGTGT contains:
- a CDS encoding HNH endonuclease family protein, encoding MSTRGVVTVALGAAVLFSLTTHDDTRATSGGPPVAAVPLDNPRGTRPGLAPVRSAADRAAAVRMIKRLRVGRMGPKAGYDRARFGENWADTARGVPYARNGCGTRNDLLARDGEDVRYRAGSDCVVVSMRLRDPYTGRDIRWSKRRSDEIQVDHVVPLSYEWRMGASRWPMSKRVRIANDPLNLLPVYGDANEAKGGSGPASWLPPVRRVRCAYVVRFAQVAVKYGLPVTRADKRVMLAQCR
- a CDS encoding magnesium transporter CorA family protein; translation: MDRTRLYRNGVLEAEGFPIDDVSEYVKDRSAVVWFDLCSPTPADLAKISEELGLHPLAVEDAIQPRQRPKLDTYDSHLFISVYATKLVGHRIDFIEMSIFVTKNALVTVRESPLFDIDEVIRRWDASSEMARYGVAYLLHGLLDTVVDGYFDVLQAMDDRIEELEDDLFQDNPRDTPHIQRRTFELHKKLVRFRRLAVPVREVVGSLLRRSGEVVSPPLTPYYQDVYDHTLRAAEWADSLQELTASVREAHINQQGFRLNDIMKRITSWAAIIAVPTMITGFYGQNVPYPGYNHPLGFWTSTIAIVVGTVLLYRAFQKRGWL